The window CGATGTATTTAATTTCTGCTCTTGTTTTAGGATTTATCATTTTTATGATTATTTATGCCCGCTACATGAATGTTAGCGGGGATATTTCCAGACGCAAAATGCAGGTCGATAATTTTCGCGATCAGGTAGAATTCAGAGTGAAGCGACTTGTTATCGGAACAAGGCAGATACACGAAGAACTGGCTCTTGAAATTGAAAGGCTTGAAGAGTTGAAGAGTGAGCTGCGTAATATCGGTGATGTAAAATGCTAGTCTTTCTCGTCCTTTCAGGCGGGTTTATGATCCTTGCTTTAATCATCAATAATATGATTACAACATGGCATACTGATAGGCTAAAAGCCTTTAAGATCGAAGAAGTTAATTTGCGAAACCGCCTTGACGGAGCTATTGACAGCCAGCGTAATGCCCTGATTGAGCTTAGGAATGTTAAGTTTGAAATTGTTAATTATGAAAATATGATAGAAAGTCAGTATATGGATGACGGCTTTGAATAGAAGACCATTATATATAGAATTTTAAATCCCTTCAAACTCTGGTTTGAAGGGATTTTTTAGTGCTAAGGAAAGTGCTGCGGACCTGCTAAACATGAATATCTGTTGCAGCCACTTCATCTCCTGAAAGGACCGTGGCTATTTTTTCAGCTCCGCCAGCTTCATCTCCATTCGAATCGTACCAAAGGGTGTGGTCGGAATCGAAAACGAAATGGGCATCATTGTTTCCGAATGATCCGTTGGAACCATCATATGCAGAATCGAGATTTGTGAGCGTTTGGTTGGTAGAAGGATCAAAATCATTTCCGCTGAAACTGAAGTAATCTTGTCCGCTTTTGAAATCTTGGATTTGGTCTCCACCGTCGGAAAGTGATGTGTACTCAAGAACTGATGTTGCTGCGTTATTGAGGTTAAAGGTATCCATTCCTGCTCCGCCTTGGAATATTTCAGATCCGGCAATGGTCAGGCCATTGAAAGTATCATTGCCTGCTGACCCTATAATGTGCTGGATATTCGTGAAAGTATCCTTGAAAGTGAGTGGCCCATCGTCATGAGCGTTTCCAGCTCCTTCGGCTGTCATAGTAATGGTCATAGGGCTGCTCATTGATGAATAACTCAGCGTGTTAGTTCCGCCGGCACCATCATATGTATCATTTCCTGCACTTCCGTTGAATATTTCATTACCAGAACTTCCGGTAATGTCGTCGGCAGAGTTGGTTCCGGTAAATCCTTCAATGTGCGAGAGGGTGTCCGTTCCGCCGCTATGGGCTACCGTAATGTCGTTACCCTCTGAAACCGTGAATGTTACTCCGGTTGTAGAATGGGCATAGGAAACAGTATCAATGCCGCCTCCACCGTCGATTGTATTGTCACCGTCCATTCCTGCGAAATATTCATTACCGCAACTGCCTGTCATATGGTCAATTTCAGCTGTTCCTATGAACCCTTCAATGTGTGATAAAGTGTCTTCTCCACCACTATGGGTGACAATAGTAGAGGTTTCACCCGCTGCGACAGTGAAAGTTATGCCGGTTGTAGAATGGGCATAGGAAACAGTATCAAATCCGTCACCGCCATCAATCGTGTTAGATCCGTCCTCACCGAACAGTAGATCATTGCCGGCCAAGCCGTAAATGTTGTCGTCTCCGCCGTTACCATGGAGAATATTATCGCTGACTGAACCTGTAATATTGTCCGCATGTGCAGAACCGATAACATTTTCAATGTTTTTTATGGACGATGAATATTGTTCAGACTCATTCTCGGTCATTATAAAGGCCATTTCGGAATCAAGATTTATATCCAAATGATAATTCGATCCAAGCATTTCATATTGAATCCAGTCTGATCCGCCCTTTCCATCAATAGTATCATTTCCAAGCAATCCTTCAAATCTGTTTTCATACTCGTCACCGAGCAGAGTATCATTGAAATTTGAACCGATAGCCCCTTCGATGCTGACCAGAGTATCATTTCCGTCAGCACCTGTTGCTATATGGTTAAGAATGTCTACAACAACACCCCCGGTTGCATCTGCGTATGAAACGAAGTCAATGTCTGTGCCGGAAGTTCCGCCGTCGAGGTAGTCATTTCCACGACCCCCGTTGAGCATATCTTCACCTGCTCCACCGTATAGAGTGTCGTTTCCGTCTTTCCCGTAAAGTTCGTCATCCCCTCCAAGGCCATAAATAATGTCAACGCCTGATGTACCTGTGAGGACGTTTGCATTATCATCTCCCGTGATAACATGAGTATCAGCACCTTCATTGGAGCTGTGAGTCTGACCTGTTTCTGTTTTTCTTTCTACTGGGTCAACAGGATCAAGCAGTGGATCCTGCACAGGCTCAGTGTATGGTTCTGGTGAATGGGGAGAAGTTGGCTCTGATGGAGGTTGTTCATGACCTGCCATTGCCATCATAGTCAGAATGACTGGAGCCCCTGTTTCCTGTCCGGGCAGCACCCCATTAGAACTGAGCAGCCCGCCTTCGCCTCCATCTGGAGTACCCTCTTGCTGGGGGCCGTCTCCATCATGATTCTGCGGGTCATCAGTCTGATCGTCCGGGGCGTCTTCGCCGTTATTGTTATGCTCGTCGTTAATTTCCTGTTCCTGCCTGATATTCTCGGGGGCTATTTCGCGGAATGTATTTAATTCCTGTAAAGACAAAGGGCGGACCGCGCTAAGTGCGCCGGATGCTGAAACGTCTACTATACCTTGCGGCTGTGCTATTTGGCGAATTGCGCCTGTGATATTACTTTGAACAATTAAAGCCTTTCCACTGTGAATTTCTTCAACTCCGTGTTTTTCACTCTGCCCGGGAATTACTTCATGAACTGTAATGGTGCCGCGAATACCTATTGTGGCAAGTGGAGATCCTACTTTAAATCTTTCCGGGTTTTGCTCGGCAATTTTTCCTGTGACTACGCGAAATGTTCCTTCGGTGATTTTTACTAACAGTTCTGAAGCAGAGCTGTCACTTGGGTCGTATGCGTAATCATCTAGAGTTATGCGGGAATTTGAACCTTGTGATAAAAGAGTGTCATCAATGAACCTTATTTCAACATTTCCAGCAGGCCCGGTGACGAGGTCCTCGCCTTCATATATATGACTTCCTGCTTCAAGCACGCGTGAACCTGCTTCAGATTCGGCATATGCTTGTCCTGTTAGTCCGGTAACTACACCTATTTCGCTTGCGGATGGTTGAAGATCTGGCATTGTTGTTCCAATTAAGCGGTTAAATTCGTTGATTTTTGGTTTAAAGATTAAACACTAGCAATATATCAGTTTTAATAAAATATGTCATTTTTAAATAAATTTTAATTATTACTGCAAGATAGTATATAAATATAATGATTTTTTTTATTACTTGAAGACGCTTATGGCTGATTTGAATTTAATTCATTCGTAATTGCTTGTGCGATGTTACTTGTCTTAGAACGTAAATATAGTGTAGTGTTCTACTACCAATTAAATGTTATTTGTGCTGCTACGCCGGAGGAAGCAATGGGATTTTTGAAAAAAAGTGCATCGCCAAATGGAAAATCTTCTGTATGGCTCAGAATTGCAATTCCCACCGTTGTTTCTCTTCTGTTGTTCAGTTTTGTTTTGTTTTTTGTGCAGATGCCTGCAGTAGAAGAAGCGATGCTTTCGCAGAAAAAGGCTTCTTTAAAGCACATGACTCAGGTTGCAATAAGTTTGCTTGATCACATCCGCACTCAGGAAAAAGATGGTTTAATTACAGCCGAAGAGGCTAGAAAAAAGGGAACAGATATACTCCAGTCTTTACGCTTCGGCCCTGATAATAAGGACTATTTTTGGGTGATGGATTACTCTCCGCGAATGATCATGCATCCATACCGTCCGGAAATGAACGGGAAAGAATTGACTGATTATGTTGATTTACAGGGAAAGCATCTTTTCAGAGAAATGGCAAATGCGACTGAAACTACTGGTGAGGGGTTCGTTAATTACTATTGGCAGTGGAAAGATAAACCCGGCACAATTGCACCGAAGCTTTCATTTGTAAAAAAGTACGATCCTTGGCAGTGGATTATAGGTACCGGACTATATTTGGATGATGTTGAAGCAGAGGTCGCAACCCAGAATAGACAACTTATTATGATGACTATTGGTATATTCGGTATACTTTTGCTGCTCTCAATATATTCGATAGTTCAAAGCAGAGAAGCAGGGAAGAAGCTTCAAGAAAGTGAAAATCTTTTTAAAGGCGTTTTCAACAACAGTTTTCAACTCATTGGCGTGCTTAGCTCAGAAGGTGTTCTATTAAAGGCAAACCGGACAGCCTTGAATGTTGTCGGATTAAGTGAAGATGACATTATAGGCAGTTATTGCTGGGATGCACCTTGGTGGAATTATTCTTCTGATGTGCAGGCGCATATGAAAGAGATGGTAAAAAAAGCCTCTCATGGCGAAGCCTGTAGAGATACAGCTATTCATTTAGATACGGATGGAAATACGCTTACTATTGATCTATCTGTTAAACCGGTTTTGGGTGTAAATGGAAAAGTCAATTTTATCATACTTGAAGGGCGTGATATTTCAGCACTGAAAGAAGCTGAGAAGCAACTTGCCATAAGCGAGGCCATGTTCAGGGGCGTTTTTGACCAGTCTTTGCATTTTATGGGAGTAATTTCTGCCGATGGAAACCTCATAGAGGTTAACAAAGCCGCTCTCAATATTATCAGTTCCTCCGGTGCAGGCGTTATAGGTAAACCGTTTTGGGAAGGGCCGTGGTGGCAGAACTCGAAGGACTTGATTCCAATGGTGAAAGATGCTGTTAAGCGTGCAGCCGAGGGCCAGACTATTCGTAGGCAGGCTATTACACATCCTTCGCCGTCTGGATTTATTTATGTGGATTTTTCATTGCATCCTGCATTCGGGCCTGACGGTAAACTGCTTTTCCTTATTGCGGAAGGAAGAGATATTACCGAGCTCAAAATGGTTCAGGATCAATTAAAATCTTTAAATGAAGAGCTTGAGGTAAAAGTTGAAGAGCGAACTAAAGAACTGAGTGATTCTGTTAACCGTCTTGAAAGTGCTCAAAATCAATTGATTCAATCAGAAAAAATGGCTGCACTCGGTGATCTTGTCG is drawn from Desulfovibrio gilichinskyi and contains these coding sequences:
- a CDS encoding cache domain-containing protein, which translates into the protein MGFLKKSASPNGKSSVWLRIAIPTVVSLLLFSFVLFFVQMPAVEEAMLSQKKASLKHMTQVAISLLDHIRTQEKDGLITAEEARKKGTDILQSLRFGPDNKDYFWVMDYSPRMIMHPYRPEMNGKELTDYVDLQGKHLFREMANATETTGEGFVNYYWQWKDKPGTIAPKLSFVKKYDPWQWIIGTGLYLDDVEAEVATQNRQLIMMTIGIFGILLLLSIYSIVQSREAGKKLQESENLFKGVFNNSFQLIGVLSSEGVLLKANRTALNVVGLSEDDIIGSYCWDAPWWNYSSDVQAHMKEMVKKASHGEACRDTAIHLDTDGNTLTIDLSVKPVLGVNGKVNFIILEGRDISALKEAEKQLAISEAMFRGVFDQSLHFMGVISADGNLIEVNKAALNIISSSGAGVIGKPFWEGPWWQNSKDLIPMVKDAVKRAAEGQTIRRQAITHPSPSGFIYVDFSLHPAFGPDGKLLFLIAEGRDITELKMVQDQLKSLNEELEVKVEERTKELSDSVNRLESAQNQLIQSEKMAALGDLVAGVAHEINTPIGISVTSISYMEEKLREIVEKVKNGELRKSDLDKFIAIAVEATKSSMLNLHRAAELIGNFKQVAVDQTSGQKRKINLHEYLDEILLSLRSKYKRTQHKITITCPDDLFLDTWPGAFMQIFSNLIINSLLHGFDGVEAGNIVIRAEVNDENLVLHYSDDGNGMAEENVSKIFEPFFTTRRGSGGTGLGMNIVYSLVTSRLGGSISCTSGPGQGTAFIIKLPLNIIEV
- a CDS encoding FecR domain-containing protein — encoded protein: MPDLQPSASEIGVVTGLTGQAYAESEAGSRVLEAGSHIYEGEDLVTGPAGNVEIRFIDDTLLSQGSNSRITLDDYAYDPSDSSASELLVKITEGTFRVVTGKIAEQNPERFKVGSPLATIGIRGTITVHEVIPGQSEKHGVEEIHSGKALIVQSNITGAIRQIAQPQGIVDVSASGALSAVRPLSLQELNTFREIAPENIRQEQEINDEHNNNGEDAPDDQTDDPQNHDGDGPQQEGTPDGGEGGLLSSNGVLPGQETGAPVILTMMAMAGHEQPPSEPTSPHSPEPYTEPVQDPLLDPVDPVERKTETGQTHSSNEGADTHVITGDDNANVLTGTSGVDIIYGLGGDDELYGKDGNDTLYGGAGEDMLNGGRGNDYLDGGTSGTDIDFVSYADATGGVVVDILNHIATGADGNDTLVSIEGAIGSNFNDTLLGDEYENRFEGLLGNDTIDGKGGSDWIQYEMLGSNYHLDINLDSEMAFIMTENESEQYSSSIKNIENVIGSAHADNITGSVSDNILHGNGGDDNIYGLAGNDLLFGEDGSNTIDGGDGFDTVSYAHSTTGITFTVAAGETSTIVTHSGGEDTLSHIEGFIGTAEIDHMTGSCGNEYFAGMDGDNTIDGGGGIDTVSYAHSTTGVTFTVSEGNDITVAHSGGTDTLSHIEGFTGTNSADDITGSSGNEIFNGSAGNDTYDGAGGTNTLSYSSMSSPMTITMTAEGAGNAHDDGPLTFKDTFTNIQHIIGSAGNDTFNGLTIAGSEIFQGGAGMDTFNLNNAATSVLEYTSLSDGGDQIQDFKSGQDYFSFSGNDFDPSTNQTLTNLDSAYDGSNGSFGNNDAHFVFDSDHTLWYDSNGDEAGGAEKIATVLSGDEVAATDIHV